One Gammaproteobacteria bacterium DNA segment encodes these proteins:
- a CDS encoding 2Fe-2S iron-sulfur cluster-binding protein, giving the protein MTDLLTLSRAARLVGITRGELQQRIRRDELDTFEGKVRVSDLLRAFPEARLEDDSTLERVNRIKSAATPEKEPKYELPSAEVLAQRVNILSHELTAARAELAGYGELVESLTGRLADLEQAMGEEQGGRVRELFRWLEEQVAARPREPRRNAALLAKDTFLRMLAAQVEVIPSGHDFFVEGNVSILDAGLRSGLALKYGCTSGSCGSCKARVVTGRVLKVRDHEYELSEREREMGYVLMCSYTAVTDVMIEADEAKGEEDISPQSIDTAVRRLDRPREDLVVLHLRTPATQRLRFLSGQSATLELPSEARGRLPLACCPCDSQNLEFHVHRGSASALARELFDHDLEPGARVVVTGPEGDALEDRGETSPMLFIIHEKGFSALKGFIENAISADDAERFHLIWITSDPEGRYMDNLCRAWSDALENFAYEPVVMAAPLDGGESRQAMDEALGRVEDIDTCEVYVAGAEEFTGAVTPLLQARGVAAERLQLRRQGGDAGADV; this is encoded by the coding sequence ATGACGGATCTGTTGACCCTGTCCCGCGCGGCGCGCCTGGTGGGTATTACCCGGGGCGAGTTGCAACAACGCATCCGTCGCGACGAGCTCGACACCTTCGAGGGCAAGGTCAGGGTGTCGGACCTGTTGCGGGCCTTCCCCGAGGCCAGGCTGGAGGATGATTCCACCCTGGAGCGGGTCAATCGCATCAAGTCCGCCGCCACCCCGGAGAAGGAGCCCAAGTACGAACTGCCCTCGGCCGAGGTGCTGGCGCAGCGAGTGAACATCCTGTCCCACGAACTCACGGCGGCGCGTGCCGAGCTGGCCGGCTACGGCGAGCTGGTGGAGTCATTGACGGGGCGGCTGGCGGATTTGGAACAGGCGATGGGCGAAGAGCAGGGCGGGCGGGTTCGGGAACTGTTCCGCTGGCTGGAGGAACAGGTGGCCGCACGCCCCCGGGAACCCAGGCGCAACGCCGCCCTGCTGGCCAAGGACACCTTCCTGCGCATGCTGGCGGCCCAGGTGGAGGTGATACCCAGCGGCCATGATTTCTTCGTGGAGGGCAACGTATCCATACTGGATGCCGGCCTGCGCTCGGGGCTGGCCCTCAAGTACGGCTGCACCAGCGGCAGCTGTGGTTCGTGCAAGGCCCGGGTGGTGACGGGGCGGGTGCTCAAGGTGCGAGATCACGAATACGAGTTGAGCGAGCGGGAGCGGGAGATGGGCTACGTGCTCATGTGCTCCTACACCGCGGTGACGGACGTGATGATCGAGGCCGATGAGGCCAAGGGGGAGGAGGATATCTCCCCCCAGAGCATCGATACCGCCGTCCGCCGGCTGGACCGGCCCCGGGAAGACCTCGTGGTGCTGCATCTGCGTACGCCGGCCACCCAGCGCCTGCGTTTTCTGTCGGGCCAATCCGCCACCCTCGAACTGCCCTCGGAGGCGCGGGGCCGGCTGCCCCTGGCATGCTGTCCCTGCGACAGTCAGAACCTTGAGTTCCACGTTCACCGGGGTAGTGCCTCGGCCCTGGCCCGGGAACTCTTCGACCATGATCTGGAGCCGGGCGCGCGCGTGGTGGTGACGGGCCCCGAGGGGGACGCCCTGGAGGATCGGGGGGAGACCAGCCCGATGCTGTTCATCATCCATGAAAAGGGCTTCTCGGCCCTCAAGGGCTTCATCGAAAACGCCATCTCGGCGGACGATGCGGAGCGTTTTCATCTCATCTGGATTACGTCAGATCCGGAGGGTCGTTACATGGACAACCTGTGCCGGGCGTGGTCCGATGCGCTGGAGAATTTCGCCTACGAGCCCGTGGTGATGGCCGCGCCCCTGGATGGCGGCGAGAGCAGGCAGGCCATGGACGAGGCCCTCGGGCGGGTGGAGGACATCGATACCTGTGAGGTCTACGTGGCCGGTGCAGAGGAATTCACCGGCGCCGTGACGCCGCTTCTCCAGGCGCGGGGGGTGGCCGCGGAGCGCCTGCAGTTGCGACGGCAGGGTGGTGATGCCGGCGCGGATGTTTGA
- a CDS encoding TetR/AcrR family transcriptional regulator — MSTGRPLGYDPEAALEAAMGLFWRRGYEATSLARLMAVTGLSKSSFYQAFGSKHALFERCMERYSAYMVKTMDAMLAEAPSGRVFVERLLMGIADETRGPGARRGCLVMNSASEFAGRDPVVADLVARSTASFMAVFRRAVERAKADGEIPPDKDTGVLAAYILTNVAGLRTMVKAGAGPQEVRAIAAVTLDALD, encoded by the coding sequence ATGAGTACCGGAAGACCCCTGGGCTACGACCCCGAAGCCGCCCTGGAGGCGGCCATGGGGCTGTTCTGGCGACGGGGCTACGAGGCCACCTCCCTGGCCCGGTTGATGGCCGTCACGGGTTTGTCCAAGAGCAGTTTCTATCAGGCCTTCGGCAGCAAGCACGCGTTGTTCGAACGCTGCATGGAGCGCTACAGCGCCTACATGGTGAAAACCATGGATGCCATGCTGGCAGAGGCGCCCTCGGGACGGGTGTTCGTCGAAAGACTACTCATGGGCATCGCGGACGAGACCCGCGGACCGGGGGCACGGCGGGGCTGTCTGGTGATGAACTCGGCTTCGGAGTTCGCCGGCCGTGATCCGGTCGTCGCCGATCTGGTGGCCCGTAGCACGGCCTCGTTCATGGCGGTGTTCCGGCGCGCCGTGGAACGGGCCAAGGCGGACGGCGAGATCCCGCCCGACAAGGACACAGGGGTGCTGGCGGCCTATATCCTGACCAACGTGGCGGGCCTGCGCACCATGGTGAAGGCCGGCGCCGGCCCACAAGAGGTGCGGGCCATCGCCGCCGTGACCCTGGACGCCCTGGATTGA
- a CDS encoding Crp/Fnr family transcriptional regulator — protein MAITKEKISAFQTMPLFGGLSADAIELVLSKGIGHRRRAGEFFYHEGDGAESLFLLESGRVSLVREHGDELLRLKEVSPGDCFGVVALLDFAGRNTSAVAQQDSSACEITSEHLYALYNVSVEQFNLLYMNVAREVCRRLRQTDQRLFECWAAGDLKARN, from the coding sequence ATGGCCATAACCAAAGAAAAAATCAGCGCGTTTCAGACCATGCCCCTGTTCGGTGGACTGTCGGCGGATGCCATAGAACTGGTGCTCAGCAAGGGCATAGGGCACCGCCGCCGCGCCGGGGAGTTCTTCTATCATGAGGGTGATGGCGCGGAATCTTTGTTCCTGCTGGAGTCGGGGCGGGTGTCCCTGGTGCGCGAGCACGGCGACGAACTCCTGAGGCTCAAAGAGGTGTCGCCCGGCGATTGCTTCGGCGTGGTGGCCCTGCTCGATTTCGCCGGACGCAATACCTCCGCCGTAGCGCAGCAGGACAGCAGCGCCTGCGAGATCACATCGGAGCATCTCTACGCCTTGTACAACGTCAGCGTCGAGCAGTTCAACCTGTTGTATATGAACGTGGCCCGGGAGGTGTGCCGGCGGTTGCGGCAGACCGACCAGCGCCTGTTCGAGTGCTGGGCGGCCGGGGACCTCAAGGCCCGCAACTGA
- a CDS encoding carboxymuconolactone decarboxylase family protein yields the protein MTDFPYHDHSTAPAAAKPLLEQAEKAYGMLPNLLAKMAEAPALLEGYWTLTAVFGNSSLSAAEQQVVLITTSRINECIYCVGVHSALADMQKVPNEVTDAIRDDRPIPDPRLEALRTVTRRMVEQRGWLKDTEVEEFLGAGFNREQLLEVVLGVGLKTLSNYTNHIAGTELDEAFAGRSWQP from the coding sequence ATGACCGACTTTCCCTATCACGATCACAGCACCGCCCCCGCAGCCGCCAAGCCCCTGCTGGAGCAGGCGGAAAAGGCCTACGGCATGCTGCCCAACCTGCTGGCCAAGATGGCCGAGGCCCCCGCGCTGCTGGAGGGCTACTGGACCCTGACGGCGGTGTTCGGTAACTCGTCCCTGTCCGCCGCGGAGCAGCAGGTGGTGCTCATCACCACCAGCCGCATCAACGAGTGCATCTATTGCGTGGGCGTGCACAGTGCCCTGGCGGACATGCAGAAGGTGCCCAACGAGGTCACCGACGCCATCCGCGACGACCGGCCCATACCGGATCCCCGCCTGGAGGCCCTGCGCACCGTCACCCGTCGCATGGTGGAGCAGCGGGGCTGGCTCAAGGATACGGAAGTGGAGGAGTTCCTGGGCGCCGGCTTCAACAGGGAACAGCTGTTGGAGGTGGTGCTGGGGGTGGGCCTGAAGACCCTGTCCAACTACACCAACCATATCGCCGGCACGGAGCTGGACGAGGCCTTCGCCGGGCGCAGCTGGCAGCCCTGA
- a CDS encoding PAS domain-containing protein → MDLCGKALEAVGHGVMIAEAGGDMSIVYVNPAFEHLTGYSADAVLNRSCRILDGEESGQDGLADLKTAIVAGESRHVVLRQYRRDGTAFMNHLSLSPMRDEGDEISHLMVVMEDASERIRHQEQRIAEAEAQRDMLVREVHHRIKNSLQGVSGLLARHAYMHPELADILREACAQVNAIAIVHGLQGRASRTDLDLLELVEAIVETARGGGAMSIETRVEAGPDGGAWAKVRGDTGVAVALIINELIRNAQKHGAFGDGRGIDVTVRCDAAGTYVEVANSGTLPAGFDLQNGHGLGTGLELVRSMLPHKTATLGISEHAGRVVAALRLSAPVAA, encoded by the coding sequence TTGGATCTGTGCGGGAAAGCCCTCGAGGCGGTGGGTCACGGCGTCATGATCGCCGAGGCCGGAGGGGATATGTCCATCGTCTACGTCAATCCCGCCTTCGAGCACCTGACCGGATACTCGGCGGATGCCGTCCTCAACCGCAGTTGCCGTATCCTCGATGGTGAAGAGTCGGGCCAGGACGGCCTGGCGGATTTGAAGACGGCGATTGTCGCCGGGGAATCCCGTCATGTGGTGCTGCGCCAGTATCGGCGGGACGGTACCGCCTTCATGAACCACCTGAGTCTGTCTCCCATGCGTGACGAAGGGGACGAGATCAGCCATCTCATGGTGGTGATGGAGGACGCCAGCGAGCGTATCCGCCACCAGGAGCAACGGATAGCGGAGGCCGAGGCGCAGCGGGACATGCTGGTGCGGGAGGTGCATCACCGCATCAAGAACAGCCTCCAGGGGGTGTCCGGGTTGCTGGCCCGCCACGCCTACATGCATCCGGAACTCGCCGATATCCTCAGGGAGGCCTGCGCCCAGGTGAATGCCATCGCCATCGTCCATGGCTTGCAAGGCAGGGCCTCGCGCACCGACCTCGATCTCCTGGAGCTGGTGGAGGCCATCGTCGAGACGGCGCGTGGCGGGGGCGCGATGTCCATCGAGACCCGGGTGGAGGCCGGTCCGGATGGTGGTGCCTGGGCCAAGGTGAGGGGCGATACGGGGGTGGCCGTCGCCCTCATCATCAACGAACTCATTCGCAACGCCCAGAAGCATGGTGCTTTCGGCGATGGTCGCGGGATCGACGTCACCGTCAGGTGCGACGCTGCAGGGACTTACGTCGAAGTGGCGAACAGCGGTACCCTGCCTGCCGGATTCGACCTCCAGAACGGGCATGGCCTGGGTACGGGGCTCGAGTTGGTCAGGTCCATGCTGCCCCACAAGACGGCCACTCTCGGCATTTCCGAGCACGCAGGCCGGGTGGTGGCGGCCCTGAGACTCTCGGCGCCCGTAGCCGCCTGA